A window of bacterium genomic DNA:
GCACCACGGTGATGGCGGCGCCCACCTTCCTGCTTACCCTCGGACCGCGCCTCTACCCCCTGATCGGCTACATCGTGCTGATGTCCATCGGCGAGGCCATGTGGCAGCCCCGCTTCCTGCAGTGGATCGCGGAGATCGCCCCCGAGGGCAAGACCGGCGCCTACATGGGCATCGGACAGCTGCCCTGGTTCCTGACCAAGGTCGTCACCGGGCTCTACTCGGGGCATTTCGTGGCCAACTACTGCCCCCTGCCCGGGACCGGCTTGCCCCAGCGGACGGAAATCATGTGGCTCTTCTACGGGATCATCGCCATGGTCTCGCCCGTGGTGCTGGTGCTGGCCAGGAAGTGGATGCAGAAGGGCATGCAGTCCAAGTCGATCTAGGCGGTTGTCGCATGGGCCCGACTCGAGAGCCTGCCGGCGGGGACCGGCAGGCTCGATTTTTTCAACAAGCCGGCATGAGCGTTACGGGCGGATCAGTCGTCTTTGGCCCTGCGCACCCGCTGTCCGTATCCGTAGTACTTATGGTCGTAGTAATAGGGCAACACCTCGGCGAGGTTGTTCGCCACCACCCCGATGATGTTCGTCCCCACGCCGCGCAGGATCCCCACGCCGCGTTCGCAGACATCCCGCGGCGTGCGGCCGGCGAGCACCATGTAGATGGCGCCGTCGACGACATCCACGAACTGCAGGGGATCGCTCACCGGGACCACGGGCGGACTGTCCAGGATCACGATATCGTAGGCGCTCTTCAGCTTGTCGAAGACCGAGCGCACGCGGGCTCCCTGCAAGAGCTTGCTCGGATTCTCGCCGGCGTGCCCGGCGGGCAGGAAATCGAGATTCGCGAGCAGCGTGTTGCAGGGTCTGATGCCGTCATCGTCGCCCCTGAGCAGTTCCGCCAGGCCGGGACCCCGGCCGGTCTGGAAGATCGTGTGCTGGACGGGGCGCCGCATGTCGCCGTCTATCAGCAGGATCCGCTTCTGCATGTGATGGGCCAGCACTTGCGAGAAATGCAGCGAGAACAGGCTCTTGCCCTCGCCGCGCTCCGAGCTGGTGACCATGATGCACCGCTTGCGCTCCAGGTCGAGTTCCCGATTGATGCGGATCATCACGCGTCGCAGTTCGATGGCCAGCGGCGATTCTATGTCGAAGTCCAGCCCCTTGCGCTTCTTCTTCCTCACGAATTCTCCCGTCCGTTGCGAAGCCCGCGGACCTATTGGAAGCGTGGATAGACCCAGAGCAGCCCCACGGCTGCCAGGATCAGGATGACGATCACGATTATGAACCACAGCAGTACGCGCCTGCGCCGGAGATTGTCGAAGGGACCGTCGTCGACGACCGGCAGGGCGCCGATCACCTTCAGCTTCAGGGTCGACTCTATCTGCTGCACCGACTTGAATGACCGGTCGAGCATCTCGGCCAGCAGGACGAGCCCCACGCCGATGGCCAATGCGAGTGCGATGCCCATCATGGCGAGCTTCTTCTTGTCCGGCTCGATGGGACCGAACGGCATGCGGGGTTCCCGTCGCACCTCGATGCGGTAGCCGATCTCGGACATGCTGGCGGCCAGGCT
This region includes:
- a CDS encoding CpsD/CapB family tyrosine-protein kinase gives rise to the protein MRKKKRKGLDFDIESPLAIELRRVMIRINRELDLERKRCIMVTSSERGEGKSLFSLHFSQVLAHHMQKRILLIDGDMRRPVQHTIFQTGRGPGLAELLRGDDDGIRPCNTLLANLDFLPAGHAGENPSKLLQGARVRSVFDKLKSAYDIVILDSPPVVPVSDPLQFVDVVDGAIYMVLAGRTPRDVCERGVGILRGVGTNIIGVVANNLAEVLPYYYDHKYYGYGQRVRRAKDD